The following coding sequences are from one Macaca mulatta isolate MMU2019108-1 chromosome 7, T2T-MMU8v2.0, whole genome shotgun sequence window:
- the CDCA4 gene encoding cell division cycle-associated protein 4 isoform X2, with protein MFARGLKRKCVGHEEDVEGALAGLKTVSSYSLQRQSLLDMSLVKLQLCHMLVEPNLCRSVLIANTVRQIQEEMTQDGTWRAVAPQAAGRAPLDRLVSTEILCRAAWEQEGACPAPGLGDGHTQGPVSDLCPVTSAQAPRHPQSSVWEMDGPRENRGSFHKSLDQIFETLETKNPSCMEELFSDVDSPYYDLDTVLTGMMGGARPGPCEGLEGLAPATPGPSASCKSDLGELDHVVEILVET; from the coding sequence ATGTTTGCACGAGGACTGAAGAGGAAATGTGTTGGCCACGAGGAAGACGTGGAGGGAGCCCTGGCCGGCTTGAAGACCGTGTCCTCGTACAGCCTACAGCGGCAGTCGCTCCTGGACATGTCTCTGGTGAAGCTGCAGCTTTGCCACATGCTTGTGGAGCCCAATCTGTGCCGCTCAGTCCTCATTGCCAACACGGTCCGGCAGATCCAAGAGGAGATGACGCAGGATGGGACGTGGCGCGCAGTGGCACCCCAGGCTGCAGGGCGGGCGCCACTCGACCGCTTGGTCTCCACGGAGATCCTGTGCCGTGCAGCGTGGGAGCAGGAGGGGGCATGTCCTGCCCCTGGGTTGGGAGATGGCCACACACAGGGCCCAGTTTCTGACCTTTGCCCAGTTACCTCAGCGCAGGCACCAAGGCACCCGCAGAGCAGCGTCTGGGAGATGGATGGCCCTCGAGAAAACAGAGGAAGCTTTCACAAGTCACTTGATCAGATATTTGAAACGCTGGAGACTAAAAACCCCAGCTGCATGGAAGAGCTGTTCTCAGATGTGGACAGTCCCTACTACGACCTGGACACAGTACTGACAGGCATGATGGGGGGCGCCAGGCCAGGCCCCTGTGAAGGGCTCGAGGGCTTGGCTCCAGCCACCCCGGGCCCTAGCGCCAGCTGCAAGTCTGACCTGGGCGAGCTGGACCATGTAGTGGAGATCCTGGTGGAGACCTGA
- the CDCA4 gene encoding cell division cycle-associated protein 4 isoform X1, whose product MWEEAQTPGGSASAVFPGLLRRSEVGLGRVPETFAEVRGKLPCAFSNASRPVNRIVVTKAPTACWNRGSPLPRLSCGLRVGLTRRQDPDNRSLKDTMFARGLKRKCVGHEEDVEGALAGLKTVSSYSLQRQSLLDMSLVKLQLCHMLVEPNLCRSVLIANTVRQIQEEMTQDGTWRAVAPQAAGRAPLDRLVSTEILCRAAWEQEGACPAPGLGDGHTQGPVSDLCPVTSAQAPRHPQSSVWEMDGPRENRGSFHKSLDQIFETLETKNPSCMEELFSDVDSPYYDLDTVLTGMMGGARPGPCEGLEGLAPATPGPSASCKSDLGELDHVVEILVET is encoded by the exons ATGTGGGAGGAGGCCCAGACCCCGGGCGGGTCGGCCAGCGCCGTCTTTCCTGGGCTCCTCCGGCGTTCCGAGGTGGGATTAGGAAGAGTCCCCGAGACATTTGCAGAAGTCAGAGGCAAGCTTCCCTGCGCGTTTTCAAACGCTTCTCGTCCAGTAAACAGGATCGTCGTGACAAAGGCTCCTACAGCTTGCTGGAATAGAGGGTCTCCGCTGCCTCGCCTCTCCTGTGGCCTTCGTGTGGGACTCACGAGACGGCAGGACCCAGATAACCGTTCTCTCAAA GACACAATGTTTGCACGAGGACTGAAGAGGAAATGTGTTGGCCACGAGGAAGACGTGGAGGGAGCCCTGGCCGGCTTGAAGACCGTGTCCTCGTACAGCCTACAGCGGCAGTCGCTCCTGGACATGTCTCTGGTGAAGCTGCAGCTTTGCCACATGCTTGTGGAGCCCAATCTGTGCCGCTCAGTCCTCATTGCCAACACGGTCCGGCAGATCCAAGAGGAGATGACGCAGGATGGGACGTGGCGCGCAGTGGCACCCCAGGCTGCAGGGCGGGCGCCACTCGACCGCTTGGTCTCCACGGAGATCCTGTGCCGTGCAGCGTGGGAGCAGGAGGGGGCATGTCCTGCCCCTGGGTTGGGAGATGGCCACACACAGGGCCCAGTTTCTGACCTTTGCCCAGTTACCTCAGCGCAGGCACCAAGGCACCCGCAGAGCAGCGTCTGGGAGATGGATGGCCCTCGAGAAAACAGAGGAAGCTTTCACAAGTCACTTGATCAGATATTTGAAACGCTGGAGACTAAAAACCCCAGCTGCATGGAAGAGCTGTTCTCAGATGTGGACAGTCCCTACTACGACCTGGACACAGTACTGACAGGCATGATGGGGGGCGCCAGGCCAGGCCCCTGTGAAGGGCTCGAGGGCTTGGCTCCAGCCACCCCGGGCCCTAGCGCCAGCTGCAAGTCTGACCTGGGCGAGCTGGACCATGTAGTGGAGATCCTGGTGGAGACCTGA